From one Paenibacillus terrae HPL-003 genomic stretch:
- a CDS encoding UbiX family flavin prenyltransferase produces MKKIIVGISGATGSIFGIRILQQLREAGAQSHLVLSPWAIANIPYETGYTLKEVEAMADTVYSYKDQAARISSGSFRVDGMIVAPCSMKTLASIRIGMADNLLTRSADVMLKERKKLLLMTRETPLSSIHLENMLELSRMGVIILPPMPAFYNHPASIEELVDHIVFRALDQFGIVTTAAKRWDGMKQTDSRLHQN; encoded by the coding sequence ATGAAGAAAATCATTGTAGGAATATCGGGAGCGACAGGGTCGATCTTCGGTATCCGTATATTGCAGCAATTACGGGAGGCCGGAGCCCAGAGCCATCTGGTGCTATCCCCGTGGGCTATTGCGAACATTCCCTATGAGACAGGCTATACGTTGAAGGAAGTGGAGGCCATGGCGGATACAGTTTATTCGTATAAGGATCAGGCTGCGCGTATTTCCAGCGGCTCCTTCCGGGTAGACGGAATGATCGTCGCTCCTTGCAGCATGAAGACGCTCGCCTCCATTCGTATCGGTATGGCGGACAACCTGCTCACCCGATCAGCAGATGTGATGCTGAAGGAGCGAAAGAAGCTGCTGCTCATGACCAGGGAAACACCATTAAGCAGTATCCATCTGGAAAATATGCTGGAGCTGTCACGCATGGGCGTGATAATCCTGCCGCCGATGCCTGCTTTTTATAATCATCCTGCAAGTATCGAGGAATTAGTGGACCATATTGTTTTTCGCGCATTGGATCAGTTCGGTATCGTCACAACCGCAGCCAAACGCTGGGATGGAATGAAGCAGACTGACTCCAGACTGCACCAGAATTGA
- a CDS encoding non-oxidative hydroxyarylic acid decarboxylases subunit C has product MAYKDFRDFLHTLEKEGQLLTISDEVKPEPDIAAANRALHNLGDKTPALFFNNIYGYTDARIAMNVMGSWPNHALMMGMPKNTPLKEQFFEFARRYEQFPMPVKREETAPFHEVEITEDINLFDILPLFRLNQGDGGFYLDKAILVSRDLDDPDTYGKQNVGLYRMQVKGKNRLGIQPVPQHDIAIHIRQAEERGENLKVAIALGCEPVITTAASTPLLYDQSEYEMAGAIQGEPYCVVKAKDADLDLPWGAEVILEGEVLAGEREYEGPFGEFTGHYSGGRAMPVIQINRVYHRKQPIFEHLYIGMPWTETDYMIGVNTSVPLFQQLKDAFPNEIVAVNAMYTHGLVAIISTKTRYGGFAKAVGMRALTTPHGLGYCKLVIVVDEDVDPFNLPQVMWALSTKLHPKHDAVIVPGLSILPLDPGSDPAGMTHKMILDATTPIAPDIRGHYSQPLDSPLGVAEWEEKLSHMLR; this is encoded by the coding sequence ATGGCTTATAAAGACTTTCGCGATTTTCTACACACCTTGGAAAAGGAGGGACAATTGCTCACGATCAGCGATGAGGTCAAGCCGGAGCCGGACATCGCAGCAGCTAACAGAGCGTTACATAATCTTGGGGATAAAACGCCTGCTCTCTTTTTCAACAATATCTATGGATATACGGATGCTCGTATTGCAATGAATGTGATGGGTTCCTGGCCCAATCATGCCCTCATGATGGGAATGCCCAAAAACACGCCACTCAAGGAGCAGTTTTTTGAATTCGCCAGACGTTATGAACAATTCCCTATGCCCGTGAAGCGGGAAGAAACCGCCCCTTTTCATGAAGTAGAGATTACAGAGGATATAAATTTGTTTGATATTTTGCCGTTGTTTCGTTTGAACCAGGGAGATGGAGGATTTTATCTGGACAAAGCGATTTTGGTTTCACGCGATCTGGATGATCCGGACACCTATGGTAAGCAAAATGTCGGCTTGTACCGGATGCAGGTGAAAGGCAAGAACCGTTTGGGTATTCAGCCTGTACCGCAGCATGATATTGCGATCCATATCCGTCAAGCTGAGGAACGTGGCGAAAATCTGAAGGTCGCTATTGCTCTCGGATGTGAGCCTGTTATTACTACGGCTGCTTCTACGCCGCTGCTGTATGATCAATCGGAATATGAGATGGCGGGGGCCATTCAGGGTGAGCCTTACTGTGTGGTCAAAGCGAAGGATGCGGATCTCGATCTGCCTTGGGGAGCTGAGGTTATTCTGGAAGGTGAAGTGTTGGCGGGTGAACGTGAGTATGAAGGTCCGTTCGGTGAATTTACAGGTCACTATTCCGGCGGCCGCGCGATGCCAGTTATTCAGATTAATCGTGTATATCACCGTAAGCAGCCTATCTTTGAGCATTTGTACATCGGGATGCCTTGGACGGAAACGGATTATATGATCGGTGTGAATACAAGTGTACCGTTGTTTCAACAGCTCAAGGATGCATTTCCTAATGAAATCGTAGCCGTTAATGCCATGTATACGCATGGGCTGGTCGCTATTATTTCCACGAAAACCCGTTATGGCGGCTTTGCGAAGGCTGTGGGGATGCGTGCGCTAACAACTCCGCATGGATTGGGGTATTGCAAGCTGGTGATTGTGGTGGATGAAGATGTCGATCCGTTCAATCTGCCGCAGGTCATGTGGGCGTTATCCACCAAGCTGCATCCGAAGCATGATGCTGTCATTGTGCCAGGCTTGTCTATTTTACCTCTTGACCCCGGCTCTGATCCGGCAGGTATGACGCACAAAATGATATTGGATGCGACGACACCTATAGCACCGGATATTAGAGGCCATTATTCGCAGCCGCTCGATTCCCCGCTCGGTGTAGCGGAATGGGAGGAAAAGTTGAGCCACATGCTTCGTTAA
- a CDS encoding non-oxidative hydroxyarylic acid decarboxylases subunit D, producing the protein MHICPRCESNRSEVVTRSPVKGAWEVLLCPVCMFTWRTSEPDSITDPAKYKSAFKVNPEDIPNAAHVPPIPERVQDRS; encoded by the coding sequence ATGCATATTTGTCCCCGTTGTGAATCTAATCGTTCGGAGGTTGTTACCCGTTCGCCAGTTAAAGGCGCCTGGGAGGTCTTGCTGTGTCCTGTATGTATGTTCACATGGCGCACCTCGGAACCGGATAGCATTACTGATCCGGCAAAGTATAAATCGGCGTTCAAAGTGAACCCCGAAGATATTCCGAATGCCGCCCATGTCCCTCCTATTCCAGAGCGGGTACAGGATCGTTCGTAA
- a CDS encoding pyridoxamine 5'-phosphate oxidase family protein, whose translation MQTPRIGKELFTLLDGKGLEHKQHEAMMLLTVTEDQWPHIAMISVGEIVALDEGNLRLALWPGTTTTGNMIRTGKATLAVFNDGKAHYVRLSLEHLPALPGAKHVRERFAAQVFAAREDSAQYADIVTGVTVRLKEPEAVLHRWKETVAELLM comes from the coding sequence ATGCAGACACCAAGGATCGGTAAGGAGCTGTTCACGCTGCTGGACGGCAAGGGGCTGGAGCACAAGCAGCATGAAGCAATGATGCTGCTGACGGTCACTGAGGATCAGTGGCCGCATATTGCAATGATTAGCGTAGGCGAGATTGTGGCGCTGGACGAGGGGAATTTGCGGCTGGCACTATGGCCGGGGACGACCACGACGGGCAACATGATCCGCACCGGGAAGGCAACGCTTGCGGTGTTTAACGATGGCAAGGCGCACTATGTACGGCTGTCACTGGAACACCTGCCGGCTTTGCCTGGAGCCAAACATGTACGCGAGCGGTTTGCAGCACAGGTATTCGCAGCCCGAGAAGATTCAGCCCAATATGCGGATATTGTGACAGGTGTTACGGTCCGACTCAAGGAGCCGGAAGCAGTGTTACATCGCTGGAAAGAAACAGTGGCAGAACTGTTAATGTAA
- a CDS encoding serine hydrolase domain-containing protein — MSRFEKVDQLLQQFIANGPAGCGCAIAQNGQVLYEGYHGYADLEARKLITEDTVYRLFSMTKVIVCAAALMLYERGQFLLNEPLYEYLPEYRNSYVFKTAPNGHTYMDKAENPILIKHIFNMSAGFPYASEYSDTGKAMQKVIKALKEKQGKYDLRAEIKALSEVPLAFEPGTRWLYGYGHDLVAGLIEVISGKSLGQFLKDEIFDPLGMKNTGYRYRGDIESRMASFYQRTDTGELEKIEGFLDEHHQSDAVYESGGAGLYSTVKEYLTFSQMLSNGGRIDGVRLLGRKTIDLMRTNHLNTAQLSDFTNSYHTGYGYGLGVRTLVDKAAGHANSSIGEFGWSGIAGTWVSIDPSEQFSIVYMHQLAPNMEEYHHLRLRAAAYSCL, encoded by the coding sequence ATGTCTCGTTTTGAAAAGGTAGATCAGTTATTGCAACAATTCATAGCGAATGGGCCAGCAGGTTGTGGTTGTGCCATTGCACAAAATGGCCAAGTGTTGTATGAAGGGTATCACGGATATGCTGATCTGGAAGCTCGAAAACTAATCACTGAAGATACCGTGTATCGCTTGTTTTCCATGACAAAGGTTATTGTATGTGCGGCTGCACTTATGCTGTACGAACGCGGACAATTTTTGTTGAATGAGCCTTTGTATGAATATTTACCCGAATATCGTAATTCGTATGTATTCAAAACCGCTCCTAACGGACACACCTATATGGATAAGGCTGAAAACCCTATTTTAATTAAGCATATATTCAATATGAGTGCGGGGTTTCCTTACGCTTCCGAGTATTCAGATACAGGAAAAGCTATGCAAAAGGTCATTAAAGCGTTAAAGGAAAAGCAAGGAAAATATGATTTGCGCGCAGAAATTAAAGCGCTTTCTGAAGTTCCGCTTGCCTTTGAACCGGGAACACGATGGTTATACGGATATGGACATGATCTTGTTGCAGGTCTTATTGAAGTCATTTCAGGAAAATCATTAGGACAATTCCTAAAGGATGAAATTTTTGATCCGCTTGGAATGAAGAATACAGGTTACCGTTATCGTGGAGATATTGAATCGCGTATGGCCTCTTTTTACCAACGGACAGACACCGGAGAGCTTGAAAAAATTGAGGGTTTCTTGGATGAGCATCATCAGTCAGACGCTGTATATGAAAGTGGAGGGGCAGGTTTGTATTCGACAGTCAAAGAGTACCTCACATTTTCACAAATGCTGTCGAATGGCGGTAGGATAGACGGTGTGAGGCTATTAGGGAGAAAAACAATTGATTTAATGCGCACCAATCATCTGAATACAGCCCAATTATCCGATTTTACGAATTCATATCATACAGGTTATGGTTACGGGCTGGGCGTGCGCACGTTAGTTGATAAAGCGGCTGGGCATGCAAACAGCTCTATTGGAGAATTTGGCTGGTCGGGAATAGCAGGTACTTGGGTTTCTATAGATCCAAGCGAGCAGTTCTCGATCGTTTATATGCATCAGCTGGCCCCAAATATGGAAGAATACCACCATTTGAGGCTTCGTGCAGCAGCTTATAGCTGCTTGTAA
- a CDS encoding Ig-like domain-containing protein: MKNRWSGFLALVILISSFTSYAGFAHAADLVLSKIVLSSNEVTVQQGDTAALTATAIYTDGTTSNVTVSTDWKSDNTAIATVYNGTVSGKGEGDATVVATYKDKIQSVQVHVTKKVKALTSSVQSLNLRSSGTGQVDLTATYSDNTTAQVSGDATWTSDNQKVATVVNGLVTAQGAGTANIKAVYGQQTVTIAVQVEQVKRLDVSSSEVSLLLKDTEKVKLTATFPDGTVQDVTDSADWSSSNAAVADVLKGTITGYSAGKATITGKYGTMSATISVDVDQTNKLKASESNIFLRLDESKKIQVSAVYPDGTVTDITDKAAWTSSDEKIATVNKGTIMAIGAGSATVTAKYGDKTVSIKTDVETSRYLDLSEDKLSLNAKETKKLKLTATYVTGTEEDITSKADWKSSNEDIAFVSKGEVTGYKTGEATITASYGGKTVTATVSVNVPGDLSLSSKTATIDIDEDYAATLTATYADGRKDDVTQDAEWTSSAEDIASVSKGTITGKSAGKAVITATYNGKKLTINVQVGLVDRLETDTRVIALGAQETKQLKVTGVKSGGTKTDVTKDATWTTSNVKVVEVSEGLIKANGSGKATVTASYGKQSITFTVEVDVAQQIEADAIALSLKSGDQKTIAIVVKSSDGKEKDVTAQAEWKTLNYKVATVKKGQVTAVSYGKTNIQAKFGGKYITVPVDVDTLKYLQTDEVSLNLKAGQVAKVTATATYKDESEKDVSKPAVWSSSRIIVATVKDGSIKAQGKGKAVITVKYAGKTTKVQVNVQ; encoded by the coding sequence TTGAAGAATAGGTGGTCTGGTTTTCTGGCGTTGGTCATCCTGATCTCAAGCTTTACATCATATGCAGGGTTTGCACACGCTGCTGATCTGGTGCTTTCCAAGATTGTCCTTTCCTCTAACGAGGTAACTGTGCAGCAGGGAGATACGGCTGCATTGACGGCTACAGCTATTTATACGGATGGGACGACTTCCAATGTAACCGTAAGCACGGATTGGAAAAGTGATAATACTGCTATTGCTACGGTATATAACGGTACAGTTTCTGGTAAGGGCGAAGGGGATGCGACTGTGGTTGCGACCTATAAAGATAAGATACAATCGGTTCAGGTACATGTAACGAAAAAGGTTAAGGCGCTCACATCCAGTGTGCAAAGCCTGAACTTGCGTTCAAGCGGCACAGGACAGGTTGATCTGACAGCGACTTACAGTGATAACACGACGGCTCAGGTATCGGGTGATGCGACTTGGACCTCGGATAATCAAAAGGTGGCTACCGTTGTTAACGGATTGGTTACCGCTCAGGGAGCAGGTACAGCCAATATTAAGGCCGTATACGGACAACAGACCGTAACGATTGCTGTGCAGGTAGAACAAGTTAAACGTTTGGATGTCAGTTCATCAGAGGTTTCCCTTTTGTTGAAGGATACCGAGAAGGTTAAACTGACGGCGACATTCCCGGATGGAACGGTGCAGGATGTTACTGATTCGGCAGACTGGAGCTCCAGCAATGCAGCCGTGGCGGATGTACTGAAAGGCACCATTACCGGCTACAGCGCGGGTAAAGCGACGATTACAGGTAAATACGGTACGATGTCCGCTACCATTTCGGTGGATGTTGATCAAACGAATAAGCTGAAAGCCAGCGAATCCAATATTTTTCTCCGTTTGGATGAATCCAAGAAAATACAGGTTTCCGCTGTTTACCCAGATGGAACGGTAACGGATATCACAGATAAAGCCGCTTGGACATCAAGCGACGAGAAAATTGCGACAGTGAATAAAGGAACGATTATGGCGATTGGAGCGGGTTCAGCTACGGTGACCGCTAAGTATGGCGATAAGACAGTTTCGATTAAAACAGACGTTGAAACCTCCAGATATCTCGATTTGAGTGAGGACAAGCTGAGCCTGAATGCCAAAGAAACCAAAAAGCTCAAGCTGACCGCTACGTACGTAACAGGTACGGAAGAAGATATTACAAGCAAGGCAGATTGGAAATCCAGCAATGAAGATATTGCATTTGTCAGTAAGGGTGAAGTAACGGGCTATAAAACAGGTGAGGCAACGATCACTGCTTCTTATGGCGGCAAAACAGTCACAGCGACGGTATCTGTGAATGTGCCTGGTGACCTGTCCCTGTCCTCCAAAACCGCAACGATTGATATTGATGAGGACTATGCTGCGACCCTGACCGCTACGTATGCGGATGGTCGTAAGGACGATGTGACACAGGATGCGGAATGGACCTCAAGTGCGGAGGATATTGCTTCCGTATCCAAAGGAACAATTACGGGTAAATCAGCCGGTAAGGCGGTTATTACAGCAACCTACAACGGCAAAAAACTGACGATAAACGTACAAGTGGGCCTTGTAGACCGTTTGGAAACAGACACACGCGTAATTGCACTCGGTGCCCAGGAAACGAAGCAGTTGAAGGTTACAGGCGTCAAGAGTGGCGGTACAAAAACAGATGTAACCAAGGATGCCACCTGGACTACCAGCAATGTGAAAGTGGTCGAGGTTAGCGAGGGCTTGATCAAAGCGAATGGCAGCGGTAAGGCTACTGTTACAGCTTCTTATGGCAAGCAAAGCATTACATTTACAGTAGAAGTGGATGTAGCGCAACAGATTGAGGCGGATGCTATCGCATTATCGCTTAAATCCGGAGATCAAAAAACCATCGCAATTGTGGTCAAATCCAGTGATGGCAAAGAAAAGGACGTTACGGCCCAAGCCGAATGGAAAACGTTAAATTATAAGGTAGCTACAGTCAAAAAGGGCCAGGTTACCGCAGTAAGCTATGGTAAAACTAATATTCAAGCGAAGTTTGGCGGGAAATATATCACTGTACCTGTGGATGTCGATACGCTTAAATATTTGCAAACCGACGAAGTCTCGCTGAATTTGAAAGCAGGACAGGTAGCTAAGGTTACGGCTACAGCTACGTACAAGGATGAGTCGGAGAAGGATGTATCCAAGCCGGCAGTCTGGTCCTCGTCCCGAATTATTGTTGCCACGGTCAAAGACGGCAGCATTAAGGCACAGGGTAAAGGTAAAGCTGTGATTACCGTGAAATATGCAGGAAAAACAACGAAGGTACAGGTAAATGTGCAGTAA
- the sdaAA gene encoding L-serine ammonia-lyase, iron-sulfur-dependent, subunit alpha, with amino-acid sequence MRFSHLHELGALCVEESTTIGRLMIKEQVQETNTPEEEIFRQMSDYYEVMKEAVHRGQTQDTVSRSGLTGGDGKRLAEYLRAGETCSGDASALAMAYALSVSEVNASMGRIVATPTAGSCGVIPGVFISAQERFGWDDEHMVRGLFAAGAIGYVIANNSFISGAEGGCQAEIGSAIGMAAGAMVELRGGTPEQAIHAVGLALKNTLGLICDPVAGLVEIPCIVRNGLGAVTALAAADMALAGVRSAIPSDEVIDVMLEVGSAMPSKHRETAKGGLAQTPTGKRLTESLTRNIPAKKDKS; translated from the coding sequence ATGCGGTTTAGCCATCTGCATGAATTAGGTGCCTTGTGCGTAGAGGAATCCACTACGATTGGTCGCCTGATGATCAAGGAACAGGTACAAGAGACGAACACACCGGAGGAAGAGATCTTCCGCCAAATGTCTGATTATTATGAAGTCATGAAGGAGGCCGTTCATCGCGGACAAACACAAGATACTGTATCCCGCAGCGGATTGACGGGCGGCGACGGCAAACGCCTGGCGGAATATTTGCGTGCTGGAGAAACCTGCTCCGGCGATGCCTCGGCACTCGCCATGGCGTATGCCCTCTCCGTATCGGAGGTCAATGCGTCTATGGGGCGCATTGTCGCCACGCCCACCGCAGGCTCATGCGGGGTCATCCCCGGCGTGTTCATCAGCGCGCAGGAGCGGTTCGGCTGGGATGACGAGCATATGGTGCGCGGACTGTTCGCGGCTGGAGCGATTGGCTACGTCATCGCCAACAATTCCTTCATCTCCGGTGCGGAGGGAGGCTGTCAGGCCGAGATCGGCTCAGCCATCGGGATGGCCGCAGGTGCTATGGTCGAGCTGCGCGGCGGTACGCCAGAGCAGGCCATCCATGCAGTGGGCCTCGCGCTCAAGAACACGCTCGGCCTGATTTGCGACCCCGTCGCCGGACTTGTGGAGATTCCGTGCATCGTGCGCAACGGGCTGGGGGCTGTGACCGCGCTTGCCGCCGCGGATATGGCTCTGGCGGGTGTGCGCAGCGCCATCCCGTCTGACGAAGTCATCGACGTGATGCTCGAAGTCGGCAGCGCGATGCCGTCCAAGCACCGCGAGACCGCCAAAGGCGGCCTGGCCCAAACGCCGACCGGCAAGCGTCTGACGGAGTCGCTTACGCGCAACATACCAGCCAAGAAGGATAAGTCATAG
- the sdaAB gene encoding L-serine ammonia-lyase, iron-sulfur-dependent subunit beta: MRFKDVFSIIGPAMTGPSSSHTAGAVRLARVARHWLGVQPDRARMTLYGSFADTYKGHGTDLALIAGLLNYDTDDYRIPDAEQCAEQAGMEVEFAVSGLPAPHPNTVRFELWKGEDQRTLLGSSIGGGSIHVQQLNEFRVNLTGELPTLVLLHSDKPGTLGAVTSALGAAHINIAYMHVDRKGRDGEALTAIETDSPAPAELITELRALPHMYEIKMINLKKGAESDAV, encoded by the coding sequence ATGCGTTTCAAAGATGTATTTTCCATTATCGGTCCGGCTATGACCGGACCCTCCAGCTCACATACCGCAGGCGCGGTGCGGCTCGCACGTGTTGCTCGGCACTGGCTCGGTGTACAACCTGACCGCGCCCGCATGACGCTGTACGGCTCATTTGCCGATACGTACAAGGGACACGGCACAGACCTGGCACTCATTGCCGGACTGCTGAATTACGATACAGACGACTACCGGATTCCGGATGCCGAGCAATGTGCAGAGCAGGCCGGGATGGAAGTGGAGTTCGCTGTCAGCGGACTGCCCGCCCCCCATCCGAACACGGTCCGCTTCGAGCTATGGAAGGGTGAAGATCAGCGCACGCTGCTAGGCTCCTCCATCGGCGGCGGAAGCATTCATGTTCAGCAACTCAACGAATTCCGGGTCAATCTAACCGGAGAGTTGCCTACGCTGGTGCTTCTTCACTCGGATAAGCCCGGAACATTGGGCGCGGTGACTTCAGCGCTGGGAGCGGCTCACATTAACATTGCCTATATGCACGTGGATCGCAAAGGCCGGGATGGTGAAGCGCTCACTGCCATTGAAACCGATAGCCCCGCTCCGGCTGAATTAATTACTGAATTGCGGGCTTTGCCTCATATGTATGAAATCAAAATGATTAATTTGAAAAAAGGAGCTGAATCCGATGCGGTTTAG
- a CDS encoding DUF6359 domain-containing protein yields the protein MAKGFRFTGSRLKRTLHLAAIVSLLVGLFVPFGQVNAEGALTVAEALQRQSSGGTVTVEGYVVGHATGSKTANFSAPFANDFNVLIADQASERNTSNLLNVQLTSAYRGQFGLSGHPELIGSKIRVTGALGAYNNFGGVKSPSALELVSGSEPGNPGEPGEPDPGTPGQPGTTLPDGKGKKVLFDNTHAQTAGAADWVIEGAFSDFAGGLRNAGFTVDQLNRSIPFTYGEQAITYDKLRPYDVFIIGEANVAFKASEQAALVQYVKNGGSIFFISDHYNADRNKNRWDSSEVMNGYRRGAYSNPAKGMTTEEAASPAMQGLTSSDWLATNFGVRFRYNALGDVNATDIVAADQSFGITKGVRSIAMHAGSTLAIMDPTKAKGIAYIPTGTKKWGNAVDQGVYNGGGRAEGPYAAVAKVGQGKAAFIGDSSPVEDATPKYVREENGQSKKTYDGFKEVDDSTFLVQTVQWLAWKQDYTKLSDVAGLTLDQPTKLLPFEEPAASTEPQAEPWAAPAAGYKWYDPRTFKSGSYGAAS from the coding sequence ATGGCAAAAGGTTTCCGGTTCACAGGCTCACGCTTGAAAAGAACGCTGCATCTGGCGGCAATTGTATCACTGCTGGTAGGGCTCTTCGTTCCATTCGGTCAGGTCAATGCGGAGGGCGCATTGACGGTAGCGGAAGCGCTTCAGCGCCAAAGCAGCGGAGGTACGGTGACGGTAGAAGGCTACGTCGTCGGACATGCCACCGGATCGAAAACGGCTAATTTCTCTGCCCCATTTGCAAATGATTTTAACGTACTGATTGCGGATCAGGCGAGTGAACGCAATACGTCTAATCTATTAAATGTGCAACTGACATCCGCGTATAGAGGACAATTTGGGCTGTCAGGCCATCCTGAGCTGATCGGCAGCAAAATCCGCGTGACGGGTGCGCTGGGTGCCTATAACAATTTTGGCGGAGTGAAAAGCCCAAGCGCTCTGGAACTGGTGAGCGGAAGCGAGCCTGGGAATCCTGGTGAACCTGGCGAACCTGATCCTGGTACCCCAGGTCAACCCGGTACGACATTACCGGATGGAAAAGGCAAAAAAGTGCTGTTCGATAATACGCATGCACAGACAGCCGGAGCGGCGGATTGGGTTATAGAGGGAGCCTTTTCCGATTTTGCGGGCGGACTGCGTAATGCTGGTTTTACCGTGGACCAGTTGAACCGTTCCATTCCTTTTACCTATGGCGAGCAGGCTATAACGTACGACAAGCTACGCCCATATGATGTGTTCATCATTGGTGAAGCCAATGTTGCCTTTAAGGCATCCGAGCAAGCTGCTTTGGTTCAATATGTGAAGAATGGAGGCAGTATTTTCTTCATTTCTGACCACTACAACGCTGACCGGAACAAAAACCGTTGGGATTCCTCTGAGGTTATGAACGGCTACCGCCGTGGAGCCTATTCCAATCCGGCCAAAGGGATGACTACAGAAGAAGCTGCATCACCAGCTATGCAGGGATTAACCAGTTCCGACTGGCTGGCAACGAACTTTGGCGTTCGTTTCCGCTACAATGCACTCGGTGACGTGAATGCTACCGATATCGTAGCGGCAGATCAATCCTTCGGCATTACGAAGGGTGTACGTTCGATTGCAATGCATGCTGGTTCTACATTGGCGATTATGGATCCGACCAAGGCTAAAGGAATCGCTTATATTCCTACAGGCACGAAAAAATGGGGCAATGCCGTGGATCAGGGTGTCTATAACGGCGGGGGCCGTGCTGAAGGGCCTTATGCTGCTGTTGCCAAGGTAGGTCAGGGCAAGGCAGCGTTTATCGGTGATTCTTCGCCAGTTGAGGATGCTACGCCAAAATATGTGCGTGAGGAGAACGGACAGTCGAAGAAGACGTACGATGGTTTCAAGGAAGTCGACGATTCTACCTTCCTGGTACAGACGGTCCAATGGCTCGCATGGAAGCAGGACTACACGAAGCTGTCCGATGTAGCGGGTCTGACTCTGGACCAACCGACGAAGTTGCTGCCGTTCGAGGAGCCGGCGGCTTCTACGGAACCGCAGGCTGAGCCTTGGGCTGCTCCGGCAGCGGGCTACAAATGGTACGATCCAAGAACGTTCAAATCCGGCTCTTATGGAGCGGCTTCGTAA
- a CDS encoding amino acid ABC transporter permease — MDFSGMFAWPNVRFILEGFLLTVEVSVYSIVFSFALGIVFGILRYTRLPVISQMAAFLIDLIRNLPLLLIIFFIGMVLPSIGLSISLKWAAITGLSIFEGAMIAEIVRSGLNSIHKGQIEAARSSGLSYSRTLWHIILPQALRRMVPPIVSQFISLFKDTSLAVIISLPELTHNIQIVGGQNQSFVIPALLFAAFLYFAVNYSMSLIARRLEVRTH, encoded by the coding sequence ATGGATTTTAGTGGAATGTTTGCATGGCCTAATGTGCGTTTTATACTGGAGGGCTTCCTGCTGACGGTGGAGGTCTCCGTTTACTCCATCGTGTTCAGCTTCGCGCTTGGTATCGTGTTCGGTATCCTGCGTTATACGCGTTTACCTGTCATTTCACAGATGGCGGCCTTTTTGATTGATCTGATTCGCAATCTTCCGTTATTGCTCATTATTTTCTTCATCGGTATGGTCTTACCGTCCATTGGTCTTTCCATTTCACTTAAATGGGCGGCCATTACGGGCCTGTCGATCTTCGAGGGTGCCATGATCGCTGAGATTGTCCGTAGCGGTTTGAACTCCATTCATAAAGGGCAGATCGAAGCCGCACGGTCCTCCGGGCTGAGCTATTCCAGAACGTTATGGCATATCATTCTGCCCCAAGCGCTCCGCCGCATGGTGCCGCCCATCGTCAGCCAGTTCATTTCCCTGTTCAAGGATACTTCGCTCGCGGTCATTATCAGTCTGCCGGAGCTGACACATAACATTCAGATTGTCGGAGGTCAAAATCAGTCCTTCGTCATTCCCGCTCTGTTGTTCGCCGCCTTCCTGTACTTCGCTGTCAATTACAGCATGTCGCTGATTGCACGCAGGCTGGAGGTGCGCACTCATTAG